Sequence from the Fragaria vesca subsp. vesca linkage group LG4, FraVesHawaii_1.0, whole genome shotgun sequence genome:
GAAGAAGAAGAAGACGACGACAACGATTATGAAGAAGTAATTGGTATGATACCATCGAGTGAGTCGTCGATAAAGGAATTGCTCAAGAGGGTTAGGGTTGGGAACAATGAAAAAGGAATTTGCACTGTTTGTCTCGAAGAATTGAGTAGTACAGGAGGAAAGTCCTATGCTATGGAGATGCCTTGCAGACATTTGTTTCACGACGAGTGTGTTGTGAGATGGCTCAAGGAGAGTCATTATTGCCCAATTTGCCGCTTTGAGATGCCTACTGCATATTGATAACAATTCATAATGTTTAATTCCGTGTTTAGCTTTTTAGTTTGATGTTAATTAGTTAAACATCTTGACTTCATGTTATCCTAGCTAGAAAATTTGCATTGGTTATTTTGAAGAAACAAGTTGTTAAGAAATTAGTGATTGATTAAAGAACAATTAGTACTGTTTTCTTGGCTTGACCCGTCATCATAAATTCATAATTAAAGTTTTGATTCTAGTTGTAATGATAAACAATAAAAGCTCGTAAATTATTTTCCATCTTTTTATTTGTAAAAGTGGCATGGAGTTCTTACGATCTCTAGCTAGAGATGCGAAGAATCTACATATATATATATCCAATAGCATGTGAATTCACATATCTTCCACACACAAAAAACACACACATGAAAGCAAGTTTGATGTAAATTGTTTTTTTTGTTCGAAATAGTTAGAGGAGATTGTTTTTGGATCAAATGCACAATTAATGTGCTACAATAGTGTGAGTCAAACTCACGACCTCTCACTTGTAAGGAGAGACTTATACCATTAGACCAAACGATGCTGGGAGTTAGAGAAAAAATTTGAAATTACAGTTCTATAAACTTTTTAATTTTTGGTTTTCTTTTTAAGATGTGACAATCTTAAATATGGAAAATTCTACAATGTATTAATGCATGTGAATGATGTGATGCATCAACTTTGTAAATTGAGTCATCAAACTCAAACTAGTAATTAATCATTGAAGTTGTAACATGAGTCTTTAAAGTTGTAAAATTTTCTAATTACAACATTAGTAATCATGTGTCCTTAGAGTGATAAAATATGTGCTTAAAATGGTAATTGAGTGGAAACAGTTTCAAATATTAGGATCCCAACTCGAGGACAAACCGTTTCTAAGCTAATTAAATTTGTATTCCGAACAGAAGTTGGAATCCTATATACAAAAGGAATATATACTTCACAATCCAAGAAAGTGATGGCATCATCACTTAATTAGTGTTCGGAATTGGAAACCAGGTTGGAGAAGAGTCCAGTTTCTCTTAGGAAATGTGGGCCCTATTATATATACTAGCGCCTAGCTTGCTTATTTCTTCCGTACCGACTTGCAGTTGTCTCTTTTTGATGGCATTATTTTGTTGTACTATCGAGACAGTGAATCACGAGGAAACTCACCACAACTATGTCATCAATCCCATTAGAATACCAGCCATAGACCAGCTTCATCATCAAGGGAAAGTTTTCATAGAGTTTGTCTACGAAGTCATCCACAGCTATAAGAATAATTCACTACTCCATCAAAGAACTCTTATCAGCCAATACCAAGATCCTGAGGAGACGAAGATAGAACTGCGCCGATTTGACAGGAGCATGCTAAAGAGCCAGAGACAAACGTCCAGGATTATGTCCAGCGTTCTGCCCATGTTTAGAATCACAAAAGGTACTTCATTGTACAATGAAATAGTCGATGCGATAGTGGAAACGGTTTCAAACAGGGGCAGTTCTAGAGAGACGTCGGCCTTGTCGGTTTGTATTACTAGGCAACATATCATGATTCACTGCGAGATTCACTGCGAGAGGTGCTTGATGAGAGATTATCGTTTGTTGAGATTGAGGGAGGTGGCTTTGATTCAGAGAGCTTTGAGGGAATCGGAAGCCGAGAGAATGCGACAAATGATGGTACCGGCGAGTGAGTCAGCGATCAAGAACCTTTTGAATAGGGTAAGAGTCGAGGAGGAGGAGGAAAAGGAAAGTACAAGAAAAAGAAGAAAATCTAGTTGTAGTAGGAGTGATGAGGTGGGTGAGAGTGGGTATTGCACTGTTTGTTTGGAACCTGTGGGATCATATGCTACTGAGATGCCTTGCAAACATGCGTTTCATGAAGATTGCATAGTGAGATGGCTGAAAGTAAGTCACAAATGTCCAGTCTGCAGATCCGAGGTGCCTACTGAATGAATTGATTCGATCAATGAAAATTTCCTATATGTAAAGTTCAATTGAATTACATGAAAATGAAATTTTATGTGGTTTTTAATGTAGAATATGGTTATTACTGACAATTTCTAATGTCGGAAATCACAATATGTGTTGTAGTGTAAAAGCAATATGGTCGCCAATTTCATATTATAAGGATCCAGACATTCTTCTGCCATATATTTGGCTTCAGTATATACACTATTTGTGAGGATCCGATTGACGTGCGAATCAATCATGCATGTCTTCATACCAATTCCAACCACTTTGAAGATCGATCGATCAGCGACCTACAACAATTAAGTGAACCAAACCTAAAGCATGCACCTGTCAAAAAAGCAAACCAAGTCGACATTGAACGTTTATATATATTAATGCATCAAGAAAGCAAAGTGTGTGCATCAGTGCATGCAAGTCTTTGCTCGTAGAGACTTGGTTATTTGAATGAAACTGTAAAAATGCAGCTTGCTAGCTAGCTAGCTAGCCATTCTTTGGTAGTACATGAGTAACATGATATGATATCAAATGTCACCGGGAGTTCCCCCAAACACTTCAGTGGGATAATTGAGCTATAATTATATAAACTTCCCAATGAAGTGATCAAGGGAACTCTAGGGGACACCTGAAAAGACTTCGACCCGATCAATATTGGTCTCTTTAAGTACTACTGCTTATTGCTTCCTTGCATGCTTGAGCAAATATCAACTGTAGGCGTCCACTATTTATAACTAAGGAAGCTGCTTCTGCTGGTCTTTACTACTTCTTCTAGTCGTTGTACGTGTTTCGATTCACAGTCGGGAGGAAAATGTGTGGGGATAAAGTGTTGTTGCAGGAATGGATGAACCTAGACGACTTCATGGCATTTGTGCATACCGCATAGAGATATAAGTATATGGTAGAGAATATCTGGAAAGATCAATGGAATTGCTACTCCCAATTGATCGATGTCTATCTCTATCTATCCAATATATTCCACAGGTTTACCTTTTGAGGCTTTTTCGATAGATCGATCAAAGAGAGATAGATGAACCCATGAAGGGATCCATGTCCATATTCATATATCCGCGCTCGATAGATCATAGTCACACAAAAGAGGCTTATGGCCGGAATGCTGGACCGCAGGTATGGAGACTCATGAGGATCGATCTGATATGCTCGCCAAGTGGAGCACAAGCGTTTGTTATATCGCCATCATCAAAGTTGAATCAATGTCTACATTTAACCAAGTTAACGAGGAATATTAACTTTTACCAACTCGATCACTTGTGGTTAATTAGATGATATATGTTGATACGGTTGACTAAGTAGAAGCACCTTGCTTGAACGCTTGTTTTGTTTATATATAATACGTAATCTCTCAGTTAGTTTGACTAATTAAACTTTGAAGAGGAGATTAATTAAGGCTGTAATCTTAATATTAATTCAGTTATTCATCTGACCCACTATTCAGACCAGGTTCAGTAGTGGCCAAATCAATTTGTTCTGTCTAGCTCTACATGTCAATATATGTTTTCTGATATTATTCTCTCGTAGATGTTCCTTCACCACCTCTGGATAAATTTCAAGAACCTTGTAATAAGAATCCTGAGAATATATAGTTCATTTGCTATAAATACGGCAAGCATTTACATCATGTTACTACTCACTGCTCACTTAGCAAGAAACCAAAACAAGATGGATGGACAAGAGAGAGAATCGATCAATCAGTTAAAGTCGGTTGTTGCCTGGAGGTTCCCTGACCACTTCATTGGCATCGATCAGTATTCACTCATTCAGGGACAGATCCATTGCTACTGAAGTGTTTGGGGGAACTCTAGTTGCCACCTGACCTCTGCCATGCATCTCCGGCTTCATTGAGTTGCGAGCTTCCTCAATATCCTGAAGCTTTATAACCAAACAGGGTAAGCCGCAGAACCTATAGCTCGATCGATCAGTTTCTTCAACTTGCTTTGCATGCAAACATCATCACATCACATGCCTTTTGTGATAAGCTACTAATAATTGTTCATGTGATAAAAATAGCAAACCCTAGCACACAACGGTGATCAATTTTTATTGACTTTGTTATCTCTGCGTAGCTACCAGCTGCTACAGATTAGTAACCAATTTGCCAATTTGGTCACCAGCATTCATGGTTGTCTTTTATTTTATATACATATATACCAGGCAAG
This genomic interval carries:
- the LOC101308283 gene encoding E3 ubiquitin-protein ligase RING1-like is translated as MVEHSNLSYPLLSRKLSSLGVDPSLHSSVVDLITLNCKTSGYWQYCNVSGGWTVLPLSVTIEEAHYMILCEACNELIGLEEEEEEEEDDDNDYEEVIGMIPSSESSIKELLKRVRVGNNEKGICTVCLEELSSTGGKSYAMEMPCRHLFHDECVVRWLKESHYCPICRFEMPTAY